A window of the Hypomesus transpacificus isolate Combined female chromosome 10, fHypTra1, whole genome shotgun sequence genome harbors these coding sequences:
- the LOC124473138 gene encoding zinc finger protein 232-like, with protein sequence MSTCRPTTFQTQLTAIMEVLTKAAVAEISRLVDDRCTVLHLEVSRHQNENDILKGKLLKVESELKSERARRSTVADTYVEKVGGPQDWRANQRPDEDPAFGAGVSMKPFTVHSEPADIDTTKSLMIKEERPDEELWTNNPHSDGLQLQGSILYHDVLEEFQIENQHFEDELHTQQSHSKEPNNKHCEKPRFSTEDSNSSSTGHNGVETNVFVVKLEKEEEHSEFLLDACQHSTGKQNPTGIGFAMDERDSQLWASIVQENPNIDADFPTFSNVADQYSQTFSDCSEGAPFSASKDSCGLSQSTPQSPCKVMASNVHLKDKLASQFMPTFHCMPQRSQRNDHISLTDQQMLEKSSASHSGMTFPTSNQLGISHHTKNNFAAARRDKFIFQRGKTFSRSPYIKIHQQVLPGHESLSCDICGKRFASLAHLVQHNRVHTGERPFGCATCGKRFSQKGSLKAHQRIHSGERPFCCAQCGKTFTLKHHLKRHRLIHSTEMTERGLQLPVEKDSLIPWRG encoded by the exons ATGTCGACGTGCAGGCCAACCACCTTTCAGACACAACTAACCGCGATTATGGAGGTCTTGACTAAGGCTGCAGTGGCAGAAATTTCACGGCTGGTCGACGATAGATGTACTGTATTACATTTAGAAGTCTCCCGACATCAAAAtgaaaatgacattctcaaGGGGAAATTGCTCAAGGTTGAAAGCGAACTAAAAAGCGAACGAGCACGGCGCAGTACCGTAGCTG ATACCTACGTGGAGAAAGTAGGAGGGCCTCAAGATTGGAGAGCAAATCAGAGGCCAGATGAAGACCCAGCGTTTGGAGCTGGAGTCAGCATGAAACCGTTCACTGTACATTCCGAG CCTGCTGATATAGACACCACTAAGTCCCTTATGATTAAAGAGGAGAGGCCAGATGAGGAACTATGGACAAACAATCCACATAGTGATGGTTTGCAACTTCAAGGAAGTATCCTCTACCACGATGTCCTTGAGGAATTCCAGATTGAGAATCAACACTTTGAGGATGAGCTTCACACCCAACAGTCACATTCCAAAGAACCAAATAAtaaacattgtgaaaaacccagaTTTTCAACAGAAGATTCAAACTCGAGCAGTACAGGACACAATGGGGTGGAGACCAATGTTTTTGTTGTGAaactggagaaggaggaagagcatTCTGAGTTTCTATTGGATGCATGTCAACACAGCACAGGGAAACAAAATCCTACAGGTATTGGGTTTGCCATGGATGAAAGAGACAGTCAGCTGTGGGCTTCGATAGTTCAAGAGAATCCCAACATTGACGCCGACTTTCCTACTTTCTCCAACGTAGCAGACCAGTATTCTCAGACTTTTTCAGACTGTTCAGAGGGAGCCCCATTCTCAGCCTCCAAAGATTCTTGTGGGTTGTCTCAGTCTACTCCACAGAGCCCCTGCAAAGTCATGGCAAGCAATGTTCATCTCAAAGATAAACTTGCATCTCAGTTCATGCCCACATTTCATTGCATGCCTCAGCGCTCACAGAGAAATGACCACATCTCACTTACTGATCAGCAAATGCTTGAAAAGTCATCCGCATCTCATTCAGGGATGACTTTCCCAACCAGCAACCAACTGGGCATATCTCACCACACAAAAAACAACTTTGCGGCAGCTAGAAGGGACAAATTCATCTTCCAACGTGGCAAAACGTTCAGTCGCTCGCCTTATATCAAGATACACCAGCAAGTTCTCCCGGGACACGAGTCCCTTAGCTGTGACATCTGTGGGAAGAGGTTTGCGTCGCTCGCTCACCTGGTCCAACACAACCGCGTTCACACCGGGGAGCGTCCGTTTGGTTGCGCCACGTGTGGGAAGCGCTTCTCGCAGAAAGGGAGCCTGAAAGCCCACCAGCGCATCCACAGCGGCGAGAGACCGTTCTGCTGTGCTCAGTGTGGCAAGACCTTCACTCTCAAGCACCACTTGAAGAGGCACAGGCTGATTCACTCGACAGAGATGACTGAGAGAGGACTCCAACTGCCCGTGGAGAAAGACTCACTTATACCCTGGAGAGGATAA
- the pnp5b gene encoding purine nucleoside phosphorylase 5b isoform X1: protein MLLSLLLDFCRQRNWYITSEQRPRRWPIRASGYEECAATAEWLLAQSKVRPQVGIVCGSGLGGLADMLKDRVEFNYSDIPNFPKSTVHGHAGRLVFGTLKGKPCVCMQGRFHLYEGYPIQKITMPMRIFKLLGVDTVILTNAAGGLNQDYKVGDIMIMKDHINMPGFAGINPLAGPNDDKFGVRFPCMSDAYDRKLVQVALEVGKELGYSHFLREGVYCVVGGPSFETIAECRMLHRLGADAVGMSTVHEVIVARHCGMKVFALSLITNEAVMDYDSQEKANHEEVLEAGRLRADALQKLVSTLVNRIKHSGNYA from the exons ATGTTACTCTCTTTGTTATTGGATTTCTGCCGGCAAAGAAACTGGTACATTACATCCGAACAACGCCCGCGTCGATGGCCAATAAGAGC gtcTGGTTATGAGGAGTGTGCTGCCACAGCTGAATGGCTGCTCGCCCAGTCCAAGGTGCGCCCCCAGGTGGGCATCGTGTGTGGCTCTGGCCTCGGAGGCTTGGCTGACATGCTGAAAGACCGGGTGGAGTTTAACTACTCTGACATTCCAAACTTCCCTAAGAGCAcag tgcaTGGTCATGCTGGTAGACTGGTATTTGGGACCCTAAAAGGGAagccatgtgtgtgcatgcaaggACGCTTTCACCTCTATGAGGGCTATCCCATCCAGAAG ATCACAATGCCCATGCGAATCTTCAAGCTACTGGGGGTGGACACAGTGATCCTGACCAACGCGGCGGGGGGTCTCAACCAGGACTACAAGGTGGGAGACATCATGATTATGAAGGACCACATCAACATGCCTGGCTTTGCGGGGATCAATCCCCTGGCTGGACCCAACGATGACAA GTTCGGTGTCCGTTTCCCCTGCATGTCTGACGCCTATGATCGGAAACTGGTGCAGGTGGCACTGGAAGTGGGGAAGGAGCTTGGCTACAGCCACTTCCTGCGTGAGGGAGTGTACTGTGTTGTGGGCGGTCCCTCTTTCGAGACCATTGCTGAGTGTCGCATGCTGCACAGACTAGGAGCCGATGCTGTGG GGATGAGCACGGTGCACGAGGTGATCGTGGCACGGCACTGCGGGATGAAGGTCTTCGCTCTGTCTCTGATAACCAATGAGGCGGTGATGGACTACGACAGCCAGGAGAAGGCCAATCACGAGGAGGTCCTGGAGGCGGGCAGGCTGAGGGCGGACGCGCTGCAGAAGCTGGTATCAACATTGGTCAACCGCATCAAGCACAGCGGCAACTACGCATGA
- the pnp5b gene encoding purine nucleoside phosphorylase 5b isoform X2 yields MFPEAASESGYEECAATAEWLLAQSKVRPQVGIVCGSGLGGLADMLKDRVEFNYSDIPNFPKSTVHGHAGRLVFGTLKGKPCVCMQGRFHLYEGYPIQKITMPMRIFKLLGVDTVILTNAAGGLNQDYKVGDIMIMKDHINMPGFAGINPLAGPNDDKFGVRFPCMSDAYDRKLVQVALEVGKELGYSHFLREGVYCVVGGPSFETIAECRMLHRLGADAVGMSTVHEVIVARHCGMKVFALSLITNEAVMDYDSQEKANHEEVLEAGRLRADALQKLVSTLVNRIKHSGNYA; encoded by the exons ATGTTTCCCGAGGCTGCCTCAGA gtcTGGTTATGAGGAGTGTGCTGCCACAGCTGAATGGCTGCTCGCCCAGTCCAAGGTGCGCCCCCAGGTGGGCATCGTGTGTGGCTCTGGCCTCGGAGGCTTGGCTGACATGCTGAAAGACCGGGTGGAGTTTAACTACTCTGACATTCCAAACTTCCCTAAGAGCAcag tgcaTGGTCATGCTGGTAGACTGGTATTTGGGACCCTAAAAGGGAagccatgtgtgtgcatgcaaggACGCTTTCACCTCTATGAGGGCTATCCCATCCAGAAG ATCACAATGCCCATGCGAATCTTCAAGCTACTGGGGGTGGACACAGTGATCCTGACCAACGCGGCGGGGGGTCTCAACCAGGACTACAAGGTGGGAGACATCATGATTATGAAGGACCACATCAACATGCCTGGCTTTGCGGGGATCAATCCCCTGGCTGGACCCAACGATGACAA GTTCGGTGTCCGTTTCCCCTGCATGTCTGACGCCTATGATCGGAAACTGGTGCAGGTGGCACTGGAAGTGGGGAAGGAGCTTGGCTACAGCCACTTCCTGCGTGAGGGAGTGTACTGTGTTGTGGGCGGTCCCTCTTTCGAGACCATTGCTGAGTGTCGCATGCTGCACAGACTAGGAGCCGATGCTGTGG GGATGAGCACGGTGCACGAGGTGATCGTGGCACGGCACTGCGGGATGAAGGTCTTCGCTCTGTCTCTGATAACCAATGAGGCGGTGATGGACTACGACAGCCAGGAGAAGGCCAATCACGAGGAGGTCCTGGAGGCGGGCAGGCTGAGGGCGGACGCGCTGCAGAAGCTGGTATCAACATTGGTCAACCGCATCAAGCACAGCGGCAACTACGCATGA